Proteins encoded by one window of Gemmatimonadota bacterium:
- the secE gene encoding preprotein translocase subunit SecE has product MYERTVDFLREVRTELSKVNWPSRNELIGSTTVVIVITLILAAFTGVIDFILSIILSRLLGA; this is encoded by the coding sequence GAACGGTGGACTTTCTGAGGGAAGTAAGGACGGAACTGTCCAAGGTGAACTGGCCGAGCCGAAACGAATTGATCGGTTCGACGACCGTGGTCATCGTGATCACGCTGATTCTGGCCGCATTCACCGGGGTGATCGATTTCATTCTGTCCATCATACTGAGCCGTTTACTCGGGGCCTGA